GCCGAAGACGGCCGCGCCCCGGTCCCGCGCGCTCTCGTCGAGGCGCGTGACCTCCACGGACCGGATCCGTCCCCCGCCCGGATGGTACAGCACGTGGTCCAGGAGCAGGCGCAGGAGCCCGTGGCTCGTGTGCGTCCACGGCCACCGCCGCTCCGCGGGGACGAGCCCGGCGCCCAGCAGCGCCCGGTAGGCGGGGTCGCGCTCCCCCAGCGGCGTGTTGAAGTCCCCGGCCAGGATCACCCCGCCGGGCGCGTCGCGCTCCACCACGGCGCGCGCCAGCCGCTCCGCCTGGTGCGCCCGCGCGCCCCCCGGCCAGTACGCCGGGGAGTCGCCCCCGAC
This genomic window from Longimicrobiaceae bacterium contains:
- a CDS encoding endonuclease/exonuclease/phosphatase family protein, with protein sequence VGGDSPAYWPGGARAHQAERLARAVVERDAPGGVILAGDFNTPLGERDPAYRALLGAGLVPAERRWPWTHTSHGLLRLLLDHVLYHPGGGRIRSVEVTRLDESARDRGAAVFGSDHHPLLARVTLGES